CGCGGCGCGGTCGGCCAGATCGGCGAACGTGTACGCATCGCCTCCGACGATCGCGGCGATTCGTCCAGGCGCTTCGCGCGCCGCCGCGGCGATCGACAGCGCGGTCGCGGGCGTCGGATCCGTCATCGCCCGCTCTCGACCGGCGGCACGCCGAGACCGCCGCCGGCGTGCGGCACGACGCGGTTGGGCCGCAGCTGCGGGATGCGCACGCGCGGCCACGCGCCCAGCCCGGCGTGCGGCGCGAGGCCGGCGGCGCGCGTCTCGGGCAGCGACAGGGCGAGCTCCGCGGCGGCGGCCAGCGCGATCGGGCCGTCGAACGTGTGCGACACGACGGTGTCGACGCCGTGCTCGGCGGCCAGGCGCGCGAGCCGCCGGCACGCGAGCAAGCCCCCGATGACGGTCGGCTTGAGCACGGCCACGTGGCACGCCTCGCTGCGAAACACGTCTTCGGCGGTGGTGTGGGCCGCGTGCAGGCTCTCGTCGGCCGCGATGGCGACAGGAGGGTCGCGCAGCTGGTCGATGCGGTCCGGGGCGACCGGCTGCTCGACGAACTCGGGAGCGAACGGCGCGAGGGCGGCGAGCCGGTCGGCCGCCTCGTCCGGGTTCCACGCGGCGTTGGCGTCGAGCCGCAGCGCGAGGTCGAAGCCGAACTGCGCGCGCAGTTGCGCCAGCAACTCGCATTCGGCGGCGAACGCGCGCGGCCGGCCGATCTTCAGCTTCACCGTGCGAATGCCCTGATTCCACGCGGCGCGCACGCCGGCGAGCACGTCGGCGGGGGATGTGCCGGTGACCAGCGCGGCCAGCGGGACGTCGCGCGCGATCGCGCCGCCGCCGATCGGGTCGACCCGCGCGAGCAGCTGCGACAGCGGCTCGTCCGTGCGCTGGCCGACCAGATCGAACACGGCGGTCTCGACCGCGAACCGCGCGGCCGGAACGGCGCGGTCGACGCCCAACTCGGCGAGCGCGGCGGGGATCGAGTCGACGCGGACCGGCAGGCGCGCCAGCGCCGCCTCGAGCGCGCGCTCGCACTGTTCGACCGTGTCCGGCGAGTAGCCGTCGAGCGGCGACGCCTCGCCCTGGCCGATGCGGCCGTCGGCGTCGACGAGCTGCAGTCGGACGCCGCGCCGCTCGGTCCACGCGCGCCGGGCGTTCGCCGCGCGCGCACCCGGGCGGTCGGCGACGCGCCCGGTCACCCGCCGCACCGACCCGCCACGTATGACCCATCGCCCGTCCACGCGCCGACTGTACCCGATCGACGGCGGCCTACAGCAGCACGCCGACGGCGAGCAGCGCGCCGTAGACGATCAACAGCCGCGCGGTCGCGCCGAGAAAGGGATTCATCTGCTCGGGACGGCTGCGCCACAGCCCGCGGGCGGTTTGCGCCGCCAGCGGCGCACTCGCGAGCGGCAACAGCGCCCAGGGGCCGGCCAGTCCGGCCGCGACGATCGCGACCGGCGCCGCGTAGGCGATCGCGACCAGTGCCGCGTACTCGACGAGCGCCGCGCGGCGGCCGAACCGGACGGCGATCGTCCGTTTGCCGGCGCGCGCATCGGTGTCCGCGTCGCGCGCGTTGTTGACCGCGAGCACGCAGGTCGCCAGCGCGCCGATCGGGACCGACGCCAACCAGGCCAGCGCGGGCACGGTCCCAAGTTGTACGTACACCGTACCGCACACCGCGACGACGCCGAAGAACGCGAACACGAACACGTC
This genomic interval from Deltaproteobacteria bacterium contains the following:
- a CDS encoding O-succinylbenzoate synthase → MDGRWVIRGGSVRRVTGRVADRPGARAANARRAWTERRGVRLQLVDADGRIGQGEASPLDGYSPDTVEQCERALEAALARLPVRVDSIPAALAELGVDRAVPAARFAVETAVFDLVGQRTDEPLSQLLARVDPIGGGAIARDVPLAALVTGTSPADVLAGVRAAWNQGIRTVKLKIGRPRAFAAECELLAQLRAQFGFDLALRLDANAAWNPDEAADRLAALAPFAPEFVEQPVAPDRIDQLRDPPVAIAADESLHAAHTTAEDVFRSEACHVAVLKPTVIGGLLACRRLARLAAEHGVDTVVSHTFDGPIALAAAAELALSLPETRAAGLAPHAGLGAWPRVRIPQLRPNRVVPHAGGGLGVPPVESGR